In Musa acuminata AAA Group cultivar baxijiao chromosome BXJ2-3, Cavendish_Baxijiao_AAA, whole genome shotgun sequence, the following proteins share a genomic window:
- the LOC135607315 gene encoding glycine-rich protein 2-like produces the protein MAQADGRSRGTVKWFNSTKGFGFISPDDGGEDVFVHQSSIKAEGFRTLAEGEVVEFLITEGDDGRAKAVDVTGPDGSNVQGGGGGGRRDGYGGGRGSGARGGVYGGGYGFNGGGWGGGWRGRGGGGFGGGGACYNCGESGHIAKDCYQGGSGGGGGGGGGGGGVCFSCGEMGHLARDCYQASGGGGGGVRYGGGGSGTDRSCFNCGEMGHFARECPAKN, from the coding sequence ATGGCGCAGGCGGATGGGCGATCGAGGGGCACGGTTAAGTGGTTCAACAGCACCAAGGGGTTCGGCTTCATCTCGCCGGACGACGGCGGGGAGGACGTCTTCGTCCACCAGTCGTCCATCAAGGCAGAGGGCTTTCGTACCCTCGCCGAGGGGGAGGTCGTCGAGTTCTTGATCACCGAGGGCGATGACGGCCGCGCCAAGGCAGTCGACGTCACCGGGCCCGACGGATCCAACGTCcagggcggcggcggtggcggccgaAGGGACGGGTATGGCGGCGGACGCGGCAGTGGGGCGCGCGGCGGGGTGTATGGTGGAGGATACGGGTTTAATGGTGGAGGATGGGGAGGTGGATGGAGGGGAAGGGGTGGCGGTGGGTTCGGTGGCGGTGGAGCTTGCTATAATTGCGGTGAGTCTGGGCATATTGCTAAGGATTGCTACCAGGgaggaagcggcggcggcggcgggggcggtggcggtggcggcggtgTTTGCTTTAGCTGTGGTGAGATGGGTCATCTCGCTAGGGATTGCTACCAGGCTAGCGGAGGCGGGGGCGGAGGAGTCAGGTATGGCGGGGGTGGCAGTGGTACCGACCGATCCTGTTTTAATTGTGGCGAGATGGGGCACTTCGCCCGGGAATGCCCTGCCAAGAACTGA